Proteins encoded together in one Salmo trutta chromosome 3, fSalTru1.1, whole genome shotgun sequence window:
- the LOC115175705 gene encoding POU domain, class 3, transcription factor 2-like produces the protein MRGLLPVTTTSISHFCPMNSWTRRGAGARRCVHLAECLGDACGKTVTVKCKVPLIRAISPAPRVMATTASNHYNILTSSASIVHSEPGSMQQASAYRDAQTLLQSDYSLQSNSHPLSHAHQWITALSHGEGAPWSTSPLGDQDIKPAVQGTRDEMHSSNNLQHQHQPRPPHLVHQSHGNHHDARAWRTTAAHIPSMAASNGQSLIYSQPGFGVNGLIPGSGQGMHHHNLRDAHEDHHSPHLSDHGHQASQHQQQSHHDHSDEDTPTSDDLEQFAKQFKQRRIKLGFTQADVGLALGTLYGNVFSQTTICRFEALQLSFKNMCKLKPLLNKWLEEADSTSGSPTSLDKIAAQGRKRKKRTSIEVSVKGALETHFLKCPKPAAAEITSLADGLQLEKEVVRVWFCNRRQKEKRMTPPGGPLPGTEDVYGDTPPHHGVQTPVQ, from the coding sequence ATGAGAGGGCTGTTGCCAGTAACAACCACGTCCATCAGCCATTTCTGTCCAATGAACAGCTGGACGAGGCGGGGTGCAGGTGCGCGCCGCTGCGTCCACTTGGCAGAGTGCCTAGGAGACGCCTGTGGCAAAACAGTAACTGTCAAATGCAAGGTTCCTTTAATAAGAGCGATCAGTCCGGCTCCGAGAGTCATGGCGACCACAGCGTCTAATCATTACAATATCCTTACCTCCAGCGCATCCATTGTGCACTCGGAGCCCGGGAGCATGCAGCAAGCATCGGCGTACAGGGACGCGCAGACCCTGTTGCAGAGTGACTACTCATTGCAGAGCAACAGTCACCCGCTCAGCCACGCGCACCAGTGGATAACGGCACTGTCGCACGGAGAGGGAGCTCCGTGGTCAACCAGTCCTCTCGGCGACCAGGACATCAAACCCGCGGTGCAGGGCACCAGAGACGAGATGCACAGCTCCAACAACCTGCAGCACCAGCACCAGCCGCGACCGCCCCACCTGGTGCACCAGTCGCATGGGAACCACCACGACGCCCGAGCGTGGAGAACTACCGCAGCCCACATACCCAGCATGGCAGCATCCAATGGCCAGAGCCTTATTTATTCACAGCCCGGATTCGGCGTCAACGGCCTGATTCCAGGCAGCGGACAGGGGATGCACCACCACAACCTAAGAGACGCACACGAAGACCACCACAGTCCGCATCTCAGCGATCACGGCCACCAGGCGTCCCAGCACCAGCAACAGAGTCACCACGACCATTCGGACGAGGATACACCGACCTCGGACGACTTGGAGCAGTTCGCCAAGCAGTTTAAGCAGCGGAGGATCAAGCTGGGCTTCACTCAGGCTGACGTCGGACTCGCCTTGGGAACGCTGTATGGAAATGTGTTTTCCCAAACCACTATTTGCAGGTTCGAGGCCCTGCAGCTCAGCTTCAAAAACATGTGTAAGCTCAAGCCTTTGTTGAACAAGTGGTTGGAAGAAGCGGATTCCACCTCGGGCAGTCCAACCAGCTTGGACAAAATCGCTGCACAAGGGAGGAAAAGGAAAAAACGGACCTCTATCGAGGTAAGCGTAAAAGGGGCTTTGGAGACCCATTTCTTGAAGTGTCCTAAACCCGCAGCGGCGGAAATTACTTCCCTGGCGGACGGTCTACAGCTGGAGAAAGAGGTGGTGAGGGTTTGGTTTTGTAacaggagacagaaagagaaacggATGACTCCTCCCGGTGGACCGCTTCCTGGAACCGAGGATGTGTATGGGGACACACCGCCACATCATGGAGTCCAAACACCGGTTCAATGA